Proteins found in one Moritella sp. F3 genomic segment:
- a CDS encoding conjugal transfer protein TraG N-terminal domain-containing protein, whose amino-acid sequence MTMLVNTAMEAYTITLGFFLNNRIWDLLNMTGIAFIPIIVSVVKAFGQASAGGDDEGNKGIQALKRVEVDFMRIIPVMILCVFPLGPEMKIDTINYASTTCAEANITNSITGGGLDSSVSMYNKNTGYLLDPRQGNATISTALQRTDISINGTAARPQLWFGLVQNMSTRGANALIATIPCESDIVGLSMQIASTKMKSEDMNGYTGEFAKQCYIPGIALLANKAPLTFKAIDDKIWVGHDEFTGVVDGIYDKIRMKLSPDYWGAMIAQSGAGASTNPIDQVENLNYSKGDALTDPTCSDGYKVLRSFLKRDFRKELDDIIKDDLKIARSAMAGSMMHAGQTKEEYLEYYQVDPRHVASINFDAEKNWLNQLIGRSLLNEAKKNNPGESINIDGKTNNNAFDESVTFVGDLATIFLSAETYGAGLIEARVQKLAIPMYLLLIQTVFFLAIPILMVFSGYSFGMVLTITVTIFGLEFIMVMFEIARWFDFTLARLTAAGWGNISDTSTVILKLVQLDLSWKSYVILPVLWATLLGTVGFITHITMGGAALGNSAGQGAANATKADLTQAKKDSKSGVKNMRDKARAKGREAVDNYKANQAK is encoded by the coding sequence ATGACAATGTTAGTGAACACTGCAATGGAAGCTTATACTATTACGCTAGGTTTTTTCCTGAATAACAGAATTTGGGACCTGTTAAATATGACAGGTATAGCTTTTATCCCGATTATTGTCTCTGTTGTAAAAGCTTTTGGCCAAGCATCTGCAGGGGGGGATGATGAAGGGAATAAGGGGATTCAGGCCCTAAAGCGCGTTGAAGTTGATTTTATGCGGATAATACCTGTGATGATATTGTGTGTTTTCCCGTTAGGGCCAGAAATGAAGATAGATACGATTAACTATGCTTCAACGACATGTGCCGAGGCAAATATAACAAACAGCATTACAGGTGGAGGCCTTGATTCTTCAGTTTCAATGTATAATAAAAATACAGGATATCTTCTAGATCCAAGGCAGGGGAACGCCACTATAAGTACTGCATTACAAAGAACAGATATATCAATCAACGGTACGGCAGCTCGACCTCAGTTATGGTTTGGATTAGTTCAAAATATGTCAACCAGAGGTGCTAACGCACTTATCGCAACTATACCTTGTGAAAGTGACATCGTGGGTCTATCAATGCAAATTGCAAGTACAAAAATGAAATCGGAGGACATGAACGGCTACACTGGCGAATTCGCAAAGCAGTGTTATATACCAGGCATCGCCCTTTTAGCTAATAAAGCACCACTTACTTTTAAAGCAATAGATGACAAAATTTGGGTGGGTCATGATGAGTTCACTGGTGTTGTCGATGGAATATATGACAAAATTAGGATGAAATTATCACCCGATTACTGGGGTGCTATGATCGCACAAAGTGGGGCTGGTGCTTCGACTAACCCCATCGATCAAGTAGAAAATTTAAATTACAGTAAAGGTGACGCTCTCACAGACCCAACATGCTCGGATGGCTATAAAGTATTGAGATCATTCCTTAAACGAGACTTCAGAAAAGAGTTAGATGACATTATTAAAGATGACTTAAAAATTGCCCGCTCTGCTATGGCAGGAAGTATGATGCATGCAGGGCAAACTAAAGAGGAGTATTTGGAATATTATCAGGTGGATCCAAGACATGTTGCAAGTATAAACTTCGACGCAGAGAAAAATTGGCTAAACCAATTGATTGGTCGTTCTCTGCTGAATGAGGCTAAAAAGAACAATCCAGGGGAAAGTATTAATATAGATGGCAAAACAAATAACAATGCTTTTGATGAAAGTGTAACTTTTGTTGGTGATTTGGCTACTATATTTCTTTCTGCAGAAACCTATGGAGCAGGTCTAATTGAGGCTAGGGTACAAAAGCTAGCGATACCAATGTACTTACTCTTAATCCAAACTGTGTTCTTCCTTGCGATACCTATACTAATGGTTTTCAGTGGTTACTCTTTTGGCATGGTGTTGACTATTACAGTTACAATATTTGGACTGGAATTTATCATGGTGATGTTTGAAATTGCCCGATGGTTTGATTTTACCCTTGCAAGGCTAACGGCTGCAGGGTGGGGGAATATAAGTGATACGAGCACAGTCATATTGAAATTGGTTCAACTTGATCTCAGCTGGAAATCCTACGTCATATTACCTGTTCTATGGGCGACGTTACTCGGAACTGTAGGCTTTATTACGCACATTACTATGGGCGGTGCTGCACTAGGTAACTCAGCTGGACAAGGTGCTGCAAATGCAACGAAAGCTGATTTGACACAAGCAAAGAAAGATTCAAAGAGTGGTGTTAAAAATATGCGAGATAAAGCTAGAGCCAAAGGTAGAGAAGCGGTGGACAATTACAAAGCAAATCAAGCAAAGTAA
- a CDS encoding CFI-box-CTERM domain-containing protein, whose amino-acid sequence MKNNKYVNASDCGKVAYCPQSYALSKKHKVTDKYILKRQKHGNQGHAELTNTALAMSKDSRCFIATYAFGEDSAITCDLRLFRDEHLKPHLMGRVFISIYYALSPLLISLCKHSVRFKFLSILLVRSVHKYACKRLGGRH is encoded by the coding sequence TTGAAAAATAATAAATATGTAAATGCTAGTGATTGTGGCAAAGTTGCTTATTGTCCTCAAAGTTATGCTTTGTCCAAAAAACATAAAGTTACTGATAAGTATATTTTAAAAAGACAAAAGCACGGTAACCAAGGTCACGCTGAGTTAACTAATACAGCTCTTGCTATGTCGAAGGATAGCCGGTGCTTTATTGCAACCTACGCATTTGGTGAAGACAGTGCTATCACATGCGATTTACGCTTGTTCAGAGATGAACATTTAAAACCCCATCTTATGGGCCGAGTATTTATCTCAATATATTACGCTTTATCACCTCTCTTAATTAGTCTCTGCAAGCACTCTGTACGGTTTAAGTTTTTATCTATTCTTCTTGTCCGTAGTGTCCATAAATATGCCTGTAAACGACTAGGAGGTCGTCATTAA
- a CDS encoding recombinase RecT, with the protein MKKTIIEIMGVRTLKEARDEIKRVLFHSYNHDHCPHGVEVTESDVNRVVALCEAYCLNPYERHLYIEHNDNGMLEPILRIDGWYKIATAHPDYDGFEFFESEAETIIDLSDFSENMNIPPRIDGEKRTVHNFVGCKIFRKSVKHSPVVKTYFDEVFNSQSLTWLTHPKRRLQQKAFAEAARIVLGINIFEAGMAELSESVSSARVQEKDEQTQQVKPQVVKVEVEVKAATGISGMNVLNLGELEEKVASINANKSLNEVNVKTDSSVETVTSVETDSIIETVAIVETGAIVETGAIVETGAIVETAADVEMPTELMNFIYGIKNKALEGNCLDEGLTYCLEQEGVEPYVDQIKAAFAA; encoded by the coding sequence ATGAAAAAAACAATCATAGAAATCATGGGCGTGAGAACGTTGAAAGAAGCACGCGATGAGATAAAACGTGTTTTATTTCACAGCTATAATCATGACCATTGCCCTCATGGTGTCGAGGTTACTGAAAGCGATGTGAATCGTGTAGTGGCCTTATGTGAGGCTTACTGTCTAAACCCGTATGAACGTCATTTGTACATCGAGCATAATGATAACGGTATGCTTGAGCCGATACTAAGAATTGATGGCTGGTATAAAATAGCTACAGCTCATCCTGATTATGATGGCTTTGAGTTTTTTGAATCAGAAGCTGAAACAATAATTGATTTGAGTGATTTCAGTGAGAATATGAACATACCTCCTCGAATAGACGGGGAAAAAAGGACTGTTCACAATTTCGTTGGCTGTAAGATTTTCAGAAAATCGGTAAAGCATTCACCCGTTGTTAAAACATATTTCGATGAAGTATTCAACTCACAATCATTAACATGGTTAACACACCCTAAAAGAAGACTTCAGCAAAAGGCATTTGCTGAAGCTGCACGAATAGTTTTAGGGATAAACATATTTGAAGCTGGTATGGCCGAATTATCAGAGTCAGTTTCTAGTGCACGAGTGCAGGAAAAAGATGAACAAACGCAACAAGTAAAGCCGCAAGTTGTTAAGGTTGAGGTTGAAGTAAAGGCCGCTACCGGTATAAGTGGCATGAACGTTTTGAACCTTGGGGAATTAGAGGAAAAAGTCGCTTCAATTAATGCTAATAAATCCTTAAATGAAGTTAATGTTAAAACTGATTCTAGTGTTGAAACTGTGACTAGCGTTGAGACCGACTCTATCATTGAGACAGTTGCTATCGTTGAGACAGGTGCTATCGTTGAGACAGGTGCTATCGTTGAGACAGGTGCTATCGTTGAGACAGCTGCAGATGTCGAAATGCCAACTGAGTTAATGAATTTTATTTATGGTATAAAAAATAAAGCTTTAGAAGGAAATTGTTTGGATGAAGGTTTAACCTACTGCTTAGAACAGGAAGGCGTCGAGCCATACGTTGATCAAATTAAGGCTGCTTTTGCAGCTTAA
- a CDS encoding ParA family protein — protein MEDGNKNFVDAYNDFSALMSQNSGMSTRKKVLLAEALDSSNQDETTTNEYKTFHHGLNYTDIAELTQWSSVTIKKKLDALIDLPSDHPHKIHDEEFKKLGRGWTFTRTAVYKFFDFYQILMSHSMLNPGHKAEIINVENHKGGVGKTIIASHIAVNLALKISKRYKILLIDLDPQGSLRHFFNSDLAQKSDSDEIFSAADIMLEYGFDAYKDMAESEAELLEYRRDFIFSNAIQDTYLTNLKTIVAFPEDIEYNAKAWSRTLVGDMTPATDLYERVIKPIENDFDFIIIDTGPHQDPLAWTALWAQTALIIPCTPKPLDMHSTSNFIESLPKFFKNAPVKTRPEKMSKLVFTLVDGTNPKHSDYRTKTNMNLGSKYSFMPFIPEARCFENASKQSSTIYELPTAKSQTYVNICKASLDHIVSDIEYICLNDIKNN, from the coding sequence ATGGAAGATGGAAATAAAAATTTTGTTGATGCTTACAATGACTTCTCTGCATTGATGAGTCAAAACTCAGGCATGTCAACTCGTAAAAAAGTTTTACTTGCTGAAGCTTTAGATAGCTCGAACCAAGATGAGACAACAACTAACGAATACAAAACGTTCCATCACGGCCTAAATTATACAGACATTGCCGAGTTGACTCAGTGGTCATCAGTTACCATAAAAAAGAAGCTCGATGCACTTATTGATTTACCAAGTGATCACCCCCATAAAATTCATGATGAAGAGTTTAAAAAACTTGGTAGAGGTTGGACATTTACACGAACAGCTGTCTATAAATTTTTCGATTTCTATCAAATATTGATGTCACACAGCATGTTAAACCCAGGCCATAAAGCAGAAATAATTAATGTTGAAAATCACAAAGGCGGTGTTGGGAAGACCATAATAGCATCTCATATAGCTGTAAATCTGGCGCTGAAAATAAGTAAACGCTATAAAATTTTACTAATTGACCTCGATCCTCAAGGTAGTTTGAGGCATTTTTTCAATTCTGACTTAGCTCAAAAGTCCGATAGTGATGAGATATTCAGTGCTGCGGATATAATGTTGGAGTACGGATTTGATGCTTATAAAGACATGGCTGAATCAGAGGCTGAGTTACTTGAGTACCGCCGTGATTTCATATTTTCAAATGCAATACAAGATACATATCTGACTAATTTAAAAACTATTGTCGCATTCCCAGAAGATATTGAGTACAACGCTAAAGCGTGGTCGCGAACTTTAGTGGGTGATATGACACCTGCAACAGACCTTTATGAACGAGTAATTAAGCCTATTGAAAATGATTTCGATTTCATAATAATTGACACAGGACCGCACCAAGATCCTCTTGCATGGACCGCTTTGTGGGCTCAAACGGCGCTTATAATACCTTGCACACCAAAGCCTCTTGATATGCATTCAACGAGTAACTTTATCGAGTCTTTGCCTAAGTTCTTCAAAAACGCACCAGTTAAGACTAGGCCTGAAAAAATGAGTAAACTCGTTTTTACTCTTGTTGATGGTACAAACCCTAAGCATTCAGATTACCGCACAAAAACAAATATGAACCTTGGTAGTAAATATTCATTCATGCCATTTATACCAGAAGCACGATGTTTTGAAAATGCATCTAAGCAGAGTTCTACAATATACGAACTACCTACAGCTAAATCTCAAACCTACGTAAATATCTGTAAAGCGTCTCTTGACCATATTGTTTCGGATATTGAATACATATGTCTTAATGACATAAAGAATAATTAG